A single Pristis pectinata isolate sPriPec2 chromosome 22, sPriPec2.1.pri, whole genome shotgun sequence DNA region contains:
- the tmem50a gene encoding transmembrane protein 50A codes for MSGFLDNIRCPECECIDWSEKRNAIASIAAGVLFFTGWWIIIDAAVKYPDMDRFNHSYHTCGVIATLAFLMINAVSNGQVRGDGYSEGCMGQTGARIWLFIGFMLAFGSLIASMWILFGGYVVPQKADVYPGIAVFFQNAFIFFGGLVFKFGRTEDLWQ; via the exons ATGTCAGGATTTTTAGATAACATCAGATGTCCAGAATGTGAATGTATTGATTGGAGTGAGAAACGAAATGCCATTGCATCCATAGCTGCTGGTGTGTTG TTTTTCACAGGCTGGTGGATTATCATTGATGCTGCTGTGAAGTACCCTGATATGGACAGATTCAACCATTCTTACCATACCTGCGGTGTTATAGCAACACTTGCATTTCTCAT GATAAATGCTGTTTCAAATGGACAAGTCCGTGGAGATGGCTACAGTGAAGGCTGTATGGGTCAGACAG GTGCTCGAATCTGGTTGTTCATTGGATTTATGTTGGCATTTGGATCTCTTATTGCATCTATGTGGATTCTTTTTGGAGGTTATGTAGTCCCAC aAAAGGCTGATGTTTACCCTGGTATAGCTgtcttcttccaaaatgcatttatCTTCTTTGG GGGTCTAGTCTTCAAGTTTGGGCGCACAGAGGATCTGTGGCAGTAA